A genomic region of Dactylococcopsis salina PCC 8305 contains the following coding sequences:
- a CDS encoding DUF5818 domain-containing protein, translated as MITVTGKIEKKDIGIGTWALVTDEGITYELRNPPSDLKQPQQRVKVTGTIRNDVMSLAMIGEILEVNSFEIN; from the coding sequence ATGATTACTGTAACAGGAAAAATTGAAAAAAAAGACATCGGAATTGGCACTTGGGCTTTAGTAACCGATGAAGGAATTACCTACGAATTAAGAAACCCACCATCAGACTTAAAACAACCGCAACAGCGAGTAAAAGTTACTGGTACAATCAGAAATGATGTGATGAGTCTTGCTATGATCGGGGAAATTTTAGAAGTTAATTCCTTTGAAATAAATTAG
- a CDS encoding AbrB/MazE/SpoVT family DNA-binding domain-containing protein yields the protein MKGTVAKWGNSLVIRIPQHLAQQITLAEGTKVNFDVVDGNLVIKPRQRKHYSLEELTSGITSENLHNEVDTGTSVGNEVW from the coding sequence ATGAAAGGAACTGTGGCGAAATGGGGTAACAGTCTTGTGATTCGGATTCCGCAACACTTAGCACAACAAATAACCTTAGCTGAAGGAACAAAGGTCAACTTTGATGTAGTAGATGGAAATCTTGTCATCAAACCTAGACAGCGCAAGCATTATTCTCTGGAAGAATTAACATCAGGCATTACATCGGAAAATCTTCATAATGAAGTAGATACAGGAACATCTGTGGGGAATGAAGTGTGGTGA
- a CDS encoding PadR family transcriptional regulator — MLELATLGLLQKEPLHGYKLKQQLERFISGCISVNYGAIYPLLKRLEKQNFLQLSFSEGEAGGKRKIYTITEKGRARFLEKMLEHPQESWVNARSRFMIKFVFFNHLHSQQRIKLIEHRLEVCQTRLEEQRCKPQPDDYYFATACDRYTQTIENEIQWLQVQLKKEQ; from the coding sequence ATGTTAGAACTTGCAACCCTCGGACTGCTACAAAAAGAACCTTTACATGGTTATAAACTGAAACAACAGTTGGAGCGGTTTATTAGTGGTTGTATTAGTGTTAATTACGGTGCAATTTATCCCTTACTGAAACGTTTAGAAAAGCAAAATTTCCTCCAACTCTCTTTTAGTGAAGGAGAAGCGGGAGGAAAACGAAAAATTTATACAATTACGGAAAAAGGGAGAGCGCGGTTTTTAGAAAAGATGTTGGAGCATCCCCAAGAAAGTTGGGTTAATGCGCGATCGCGCTTTATGATTAAGTTTGTGTTCTTTAATCATCTGCACTCGCAACAGAGAATTAAACTAATTGAACATCGTTTAGAGGTTTGTCAAACCCGTTTAGAAGAACAACGGTGTAAACCTCAACCTGACGATTACTATTTCGCGACGGCTTGCGATCGGTACACTCAGACAATTGAAAATGAAATCCAATGGTTGCAAGTGCAACTGAAAAAAGAGCAGTAA
- the purN gene encoding phosphoribosylglycinamide formyltransferase → MTDSVIISPDVSWSDLSLPTPIALGVMASGKGSNFVAVANAIREGKLNAEIKVVIYNKAQAKVKEKAEALGIPTVFCNHRDYSHREAFDEVLVETLKAYQVHWIVMAGWMRVVTPVLINAFPDRLINIHPSLLPSFKGIDGVKQALAAEVKIAGCTVHLVRLEVDSGPILMQAAVPILADDTEATLHQRIQTQEYAILPRAIALAAQSCLIS, encoded by the coding sequence TTGACAGATTCCGTTATTATTTCCCCTGATGTGTCTTGGTCTGATTTAAGTTTACCAACTCCGATCGCGCTGGGAGTAATGGCTTCAGGGAAAGGGAGTAATTTTGTTGCTGTTGCTAACGCGATTCGTGAGGGAAAACTCAACGCCGAGATCAAGGTCGTGATTTACAATAAAGCTCAGGCAAAAGTCAAGGAAAAAGCCGAAGCGTTAGGGATTCCCACTGTATTTTGTAATCATCGTGACTATTCCCATCGAGAAGCGTTTGACGAGGTGTTAGTGGAAACTCTGAAAGCCTATCAGGTTCATTGGATAGTGATGGCGGGATGGATGCGTGTGGTGACTCCTGTTTTGATTAATGCGTTTCCCGATCGGCTGATCAACATTCATCCTAGTTTATTACCCAGTTTTAAGGGGATAGATGGCGTTAAACAAGCGTTGGCTGCCGAGGTGAAAATTGCAGGCTGTACCGTGCATCTAGTGCGTTTAGAGGTGGATAGTGGTCCGATTTTGATGCAGGCAGCCGTACCAATTTTAGCAGATGATACCGAAGCCACCTTACATCAACGAATCCAAACCCAAGAGTATGCGATCTTACCTCGTGCGATCGCCCTCGCCGCGCAATCGTGCCTAATCTCCTAA
- a CDS encoding DUF561 domain-containing protein has product MTMEQNLARAFQRQEVLKVISGLNNFDRAQVAKIINAATVGGATFLDIAADAELVKMAKQRTQLPICVSAVEPEAFVTCVKAGADLIEIGNFDTFYAQGRRFEAEEVLALTEQTRQLLPDVTLSVTVPHILALDEQVELASRLVAMGTDIIQTEGGTSSEPHHSGAIGLIEKATPTLAAAATISEAVSVPVLCASGLSQVTVPMAIAAGASGVGVGSAINQLDDEIAMIATVRGLVEALNTVQRRSLVRP; this is encoded by the coding sequence ATGACTATGGAGCAAAATTTAGCAAGAGCATTTCAACGTCAAGAAGTGCTGAAAGTAATTAGTGGCTTAAATAACTTCGATCGCGCTCAAGTTGCAAAAATCATCAACGCGGCGACGGTCGGCGGAGCAACCTTTCTGGATATCGCTGCGGATGCGGAGTTAGTAAAAATGGCGAAACAACGAACGCAGCTTCCGATTTGTGTTTCTGCGGTTGAACCAGAAGCATTTGTTACTTGTGTCAAAGCAGGTGCGGATTTGATTGAAATTGGTAATTTTGACACCTTTTATGCTCAAGGGCGACGGTTTGAAGCAGAAGAAGTCTTAGCATTAACTGAACAAACTCGTCAGCTACTCCCTGATGTTACGCTTTCGGTGACAGTTCCCCATATTCTAGCCTTAGATGAACAAGTGGAATTAGCAAGCCGTTTAGTGGCAATGGGGACCGATATCATCCAAACGGAAGGGGGAACCAGTAGTGAGCCTCATCATAGTGGCGCGATCGGGTTAATTGAGAAAGCAACTCCCACCTTAGCGGCGGCGGCGACAATTTCCGAAGCGGTATCAGTTCCCGTGTTGTGCGCGTCTGGTTTATCTCAGGTAACTGTTCCGATGGCGATCGCGGCGGGTGCGTCTGGCGTTGGTGTCGGTTCGGCGATCAACCAATTGGATGATGAAATCGCAATGATCGCAACGGTTCGAGGATTAGTAGAAGCATTAAACACTGTCCAACGCCGTTCACTGGTTCGCCCTTAA
- the rbfA gene encoding 30S ribosome-binding factor RbfA — translation MATSRRVARVASLIQQEVSQMLISGIKDDRVGAGMVSVTAVNVSNDLQHAKIFVSIYGTQEAKAETMAGLHSSTAYVRRELGRRIRLRRTPEVVFHEDMSLELGDRTLSLINQLSAKRTDEEENQGEETEN, via the coding sequence ATGGCAACCAGTCGCCGTGTAGCAAGGGTAGCTTCCCTGATTCAACAAGAAGTGAGTCAAATGCTGATTAGTGGGATTAAAGACGATCGCGTCGGTGCGGGAATGGTAAGTGTAACGGCGGTGAATGTGTCCAATGATCTTCAACACGCTAAAATTTTTGTCAGCATTTATGGGACACAAGAGGCAAAAGCGGAAACAATGGCTGGTTTACACTCTTCCACTGCTTATGTGCGCCGTGAGTTAGGAAGACGGATTCGGTTGCGTCGCACGCCAGAGGTAGTGTTCCATGAGGATATGTCTTTGGAATTGGGCGATCGAACGTTATCTTTAATTAATCAACTCAGTGCGAAACGGACAGATGAGGAAGAAAATCAAGGGGAGGAAACGGAAAACTAA
- the crtH gene encoding carotenoid isomerase, with the protein MTTVSRYQRSADTDCELYDAIMIGSGIGGLVTATQLAAKGAKVLVLERYIIPGGSAGYFERQGYRFDVGASMIFGFGSQGTTNLLTRALEAVETSLETIPDPVQIDYHLPDQLEVKVHRDYDKFIQELICQFPHEAEGIRKFYDECWRVFNCLNAMELLSLEEPRYLTRVFFQHPLACLGLVKYLPQNVGDIARRYIRDRNLLKFIDIECYCWSVVPAEKTPMINAGMVFSDRHYGGINYPKGGVGQIAQKLVEGLEKKGGTIEYKARVKEIILENNKAVGVRLADGREYRGKRIISNATRWDTFEKLLPDQTLPKKEQKWQERYQKSPSFLSLHLGVKSDVISPDTDCHHILLENWEQMEEPEGTIFLSIPTLLDPSLAPPNCHIFHAFTPHWIEDWQGLSPQDYHEKKEQAAAKIVQRLEKIFPGLEDALDYQEVGTPRTHRRFLGREDGTYGPIPQKKLMGLLGMPFNQTAIPGLYCVGDSTFPGQGLNAVAFSGFACAHRVAVDLGF; encoded by the coding sequence ATGACTACAGTTTCTCGTTACCAGCGTTCGGCGGATACAGACTGTGAATTATACGACGCGATCATGATCGGTTCTGGAATTGGCGGCTTAGTAACCGCGACACAACTCGCCGCCAAAGGCGCAAAAGTTTTAGTTTTAGAACGATATATCATTCCAGGAGGAAGCGCGGGTTATTTTGAACGTCAAGGCTATCGTTTTGATGTTGGCGCTTCTATGATCTTCGGTTTTGGTTCACAAGGAACAACTAATTTATTAACTCGTGCTTTAGAAGCGGTAGAAACCTCTCTAGAAACCATTCCTGATCCCGTTCAAATTGATTATCATCTCCCTGATCAATTAGAAGTCAAAGTTCATCGAGATTACGATAAATTTATTCAAGAATTAATCTGCCAATTTCCCCATGAAGCAGAAGGAATCCGCAAGTTTTATGATGAATGCTGGCGGGTTTTTAACTGTCTCAATGCGATGGAATTATTATCTTTAGAAGAACCCCGATATTTAACGAGAGTCTTTTTTCAACATCCGTTAGCTTGTTTAGGTTTAGTTAAGTATTTACCTCAGAATGTTGGTGACATTGCAAGACGCTACATTCGCGATCGAAACTTGCTAAAATTTATTGATATTGAATGTTATTGTTGGTCGGTTGTTCCTGCGGAAAAAACCCCGATGATTAATGCAGGAATGGTATTTTCCGATCGACATTATGGGGGAATCAATTATCCGAAAGGAGGCGTGGGACAAATCGCCCAAAAATTAGTAGAAGGATTAGAGAAAAAAGGCGGCACAATTGAATATAAAGCAAGAGTCAAAGAAATTATTTTAGAGAATAACAAAGCGGTTGGGGTACGTTTAGCAGACGGGAGAGAATACCGAGGGAAACGAATTATTTCTAATGCCACTCGTTGGGATACGTTTGAGAAACTCCTTCCTGATCAAACTTTACCGAAAAAAGAACAGAAATGGCAAGAACGTTATCAAAAATCTCCGAGCTTTTTAAGTTTGCATTTAGGGGTGAAATCTGATGTTATTTCTCCCGATACAGATTGTCATCATATCCTTTTAGAAAATTGGGAACAAATGGAAGAACCAGAGGGAACAATTTTCCTGTCTATTCCGACATTATTAGACCCCAGTTTAGCCCCACCCAATTGTCATATTTTCCATGCTTTTACGCCTCATTGGATTGAAGATTGGCAGGGATTATCCCCTCAAGACTATCACGAGAAAAAGGAACAAGCAGCCGCGAAAATTGTCCAACGTTTAGAGAAAATCTTTCCAGGTTTAGAAGATGCTTTAGACTATCAAGAAGTGGGAACCCCACGCACCCATCGCCGTTTTTTGGGAAGAGAGGATGGCACTTATGGGCCGATTCCCCAGAAGAAATTAATGGGATTATTAGGAATGCCTTTTAATCAAACTGCGATTCCTGGATTATATTGTGTGGGTGATAGTACCTTTCCAGGACAAGGTTTAAATGCTGTTGCTTTTTCGGGGTTTGCTTGCGCTCATCGGGTAGCAGTTGATTTAGGCTTTTAA
- the upp gene encoding uracil phosphoribosyltransferase, which produces MSFQLRVYVPDHPLIKHWLAVARDQNTPNALFKTAMTELGRWLTYEASRHWLVTTETEVETPLAPCAATMINPQVPIAVVPILRAGLALLDGAQTLLPLSSVYHLGLVRNEETLEASCYLNKLPDTIDSETRVLILEPMLATGGSIMLALEELTRRGVNPELLRIISVVAAPPALKQIGETYPQLRIYSAFVDEELNDQGFIVPGLGDAGDRAFGT; this is translated from the coding sequence ATGAGTTTTCAACTGCGCGTTTACGTTCCCGATCATCCGCTAATTAAACACTGGTTAGCAGTGGCGCGAGATCAAAATACTCCCAATGCTTTGTTTAAAACGGCAATGACAGAATTGGGACGTTGGCTAACTTATGAGGCTTCTCGTCACTGGTTGGTAACAACAGAAACCGAAGTAGAAACGCCGTTAGCCCCCTGTGCGGCGACGATGATTAACCCCCAAGTTCCCATTGCGGTTGTTCCCATTTTACGCGCAGGATTGGCTTTGTTAGATGGGGCGCAAACCTTACTTCCTCTCTCCTCGGTGTATCATTTAGGCTTGGTTCGGAATGAAGAAACCCTCGAAGCCAGTTGCTACTTAAACAAGTTACCAGACACAATAGATTCAGAAACGCGAGTTTTGATTTTAGAGCCGATGTTGGCAACTGGTGGGTCGATTATGCTGGCGTTAGAGGAGTTGACTCGTCGCGGGGTGAATCCTGAGTTATTACGGATTATTTCTGTGGTCGCTGCGCCACCCGCCTTAAAACAGATTGGTGAGACTTATCCGCAATTGAGAATTTATAGCGCTTTTGTGGATGAAGAATTGAACGATCAAGGGTTTATTGTCCCTGGTTTAGGGGATGCTGGCGATCGAGCGTTTGGGACTTAA
- the acs gene encoding acetate--CoA ligase, with the protein MSEPTIESILQEKRLFTPPSEFSQQAVIKSQQEYQALYEKAKSNPEQFWAELAETELHWFEKWNQVLDWNPPFAKWFVGGKLNIAYNCLDRHLTTWRKNKAALIWEGEPGDSRTYTYAQLHREVCLMANVLKQLGVQKGDRVAIYLPMIPEAAIAMLACARIGAPHSVVFGGFSAEALKTRLVDADAKVVITADGGFRKDKIVSLKPEVDQALANNGAPNVKNVLVVQRTEEKVHIEPGRDHWWHDLKAGVAAHCPAEVMDSEDMLFILYTSGTTGKPKGVVHTTGGYNLYTHTTLKWAFDLKDTDVYWCTADVGWITGHSYIVYGPLSNGATTLMYEGAPRPSNPGCMWDVVEKYGVTIFYTAPTAIRSFIKMGEHYPNARDLSSLRLLGTVGEPINPEAWMWYHRIIGREKCPIVDTWWQTETGGFMITPLPGAIPTKPGSATLPFPGILADVVDLDGNPVKANEGGYLVVKYPWPGMMRTVYGDPDRFRRTYWEHIAPQDGQYFYFAGDGARKDDDGYLWVMGRVDDVINVAGHRLGTMEVESALVSHPAVAEAAVVGRKDEVKGSEVFAFVSLEGDYEGTEALSQELKQHVAHEIGAIARPGEIRFTDALPKTRSGKIMRRLLRNLASGEDVAGDTSTLEDRSVLDKLRSSGE; encoded by the coding sequence ATGTCAGAACCGACGATCGAATCGATTTTACAAGAAAAACGTTTATTTACACCACCTTCAGAATTTTCTCAACAAGCAGTAATCAAAAGTCAACAAGAGTATCAAGCCCTTTACGAGAAGGCAAAAAGCAACCCTGAACAGTTTTGGGCTGAGTTAGCAGAAACCGAACTACACTGGTTTGAAAAGTGGAATCAGGTTTTAGATTGGAATCCTCCCTTTGCGAAATGGTTTGTGGGCGGGAAGTTAAATATTGCTTATAATTGTCTCGATCGACATCTCACCACGTGGCGCAAAAATAAAGCGGCTTTAATCTGGGAGGGGGAACCTGGAGACTCTCGCACTTATACTTATGCCCAGTTGCATCGGGAAGTTTGTCTGATGGCAAACGTTTTAAAACAATTAGGGGTGCAAAAAGGCGATCGGGTGGCGATTTATCTGCCGATGATTCCCGAAGCTGCGATCGCAATGTTAGCCTGTGCGAGAATTGGCGCACCACACAGCGTTGTTTTTGGTGGCTTTAGTGCTGAGGCTTTAAAAACCCGTTTAGTGGATGCAGACGCGAAAGTAGTGATCACTGCCGATGGTGGATTTCGTAAGGATAAGATTGTTTCCCTGAAACCCGAAGTAGATCAAGCACTTGCCAATAATGGCGCCCCGAACGTTAAAAATGTTTTAGTGGTTCAACGCACTGAAGAAAAAGTCCACATTGAACCAGGACGCGATCACTGGTGGCATGATCTCAAAGCAGGGGTTGCCGCCCACTGTCCAGCAGAAGTAATGGACAGTGAAGATATGTTATTTATCCTCTACACTTCTGGAACGACAGGAAAACCGAAAGGGGTTGTTCACACCACTGGAGGCTATAATCTTTATACTCACACTACCTTGAAATGGGCGTTTGATCTCAAGGATACCGATGTTTATTGGTGTACGGCTGATGTGGGTTGGATTACGGGACACAGTTATATTGTTTATGGTCCATTGTCCAACGGCGCAACGACACTGATGTATGAAGGCGCGCCGCGTCCATCTAATCCTGGCTGTATGTGGGATGTAGTGGAAAAATACGGCGTGACCATCTTCTACACCGCACCAACCGCGATTCGATCGTTCATTAAAATGGGAGAACATTATCCCAATGCACGAGATTTGTCTTCATTACGATTATTGGGAACAGTAGGCGAACCAATTAACCCAGAGGCTTGGATGTGGTATCACCGCATTATTGGACGGGAAAAGTGTCCCATTGTTGATACCTGGTGGCAAACGGAAACGGGTGGGTTTATGATTACACCGTTGCCAGGGGCGATTCCCACGAAACCTGGATCAGCGACGTTACCTTTTCCTGGGATTTTAGCGGATGTGGTGGATTTAGATGGCAATCCCGTTAAGGCAAATGAAGGGGGTTATTTGGTGGTTAAGTATCCTTGGCCAGGGATGATGCGAACCGTTTACGGCGATCCCGATCGATTCCGTCGTACTTATTGGGAACATATTGCGCCCCAAGATGGACAGTATTTTTATTTTGCTGGTGATGGCGCAAGAAAGGATGATGATGGCTATCTTTGGGTGATGGGTCGCGTTGATGATGTGATTAATGTCGCAGGACATCGGTTAGGCACAATGGAAGTAGAATCAGCTTTAGTTTCTCATCCTGCGGTTGCGGAAGCGGCTGTGGTAGGACGAAAAGATGAGGTGAAGGGATCAGAAGTGTTTGCGTTTGTTTCTCTCGAAGGAGACTATGAAGGAACAGAGGCTTTAAGCCAAGAGTTGAAACAGCACGTTGCACACGAAATCGGCGCGATCGCGCGACCTGGAGAGATTCGCTTTACCGATGCTCTCCCGAAAACTCGATCGGGGAAAATCATGCGCCGTCTCTTGCGGAATCTCGCCTCTGGAGAAGATGTTGCTGGAGACACATCAACGTTAGAAGATCGCAGTGTTTTAGATAAACTACGCAGTAGCGGAGAATAA
- the mazF gene encoding endoribonuclease MazF, whose amino-acid sequence MVTENNQYIPRRGDLVYLNFNPTKGHEQQGHRPAFVASPYLYNQRTSLALFMPITKKQKGYPFEIILPSQLMIQGVILADQVKCLDWKARGVRFIESVPESLIDEVQATIEPLLL is encoded by the coding sequence GTGGTGACAGAGAATAATCAATATATTCCCCGTCGTGGGGATTTGGTTTATTTAAATTTCAATCCGACAAAGGGGCATGAACAGCAAGGTCATCGACCTGCTTTTGTTGCTTCTCCTTATCTTTACAATCAACGAACCAGTTTAGCTTTGTTTATGCCAATTACAAAAAAACAGAAAGGGTATCCATTTGAGATTATTCTCCCCTCACAATTAATGATTCAAGGAGTAATCTTGGCGGATCAGGTGAAATGTTTGGACTGGAAAGCTCGCGGAGTAAGATTTATTGAGTCAGTACCAGAGAGTTTGATTGATGAAGTACAAGCAACAATAGAACCTTTGCTACTATAA
- a CDS encoding efflux RND transporter periplasmic adaptor subunit, with protein sequence MSQVADENKESSDRESAQPQRKWNQGAIALLGIMVIVGGGIWGTRQIFTSQPTPPAAAQQRGSQATPVQLKELQARTLVNSSQYVGNLEAKERVILRPEAAGRVSQILVESGDRVQVGTPIVQLSPDRSQAEVDRAQADVEEARSAVQTARSELASREAEVKDARAEINLQQEEYRRTKFLVEEGAQAEQELDRAQRNLESARSQLESAQKQVEAAQSRLEEERAALRSAQAQVAVIEEDLQDTRVLSPISGTIGDFEIELGEYLAAGDAITAISQNNVLEVNLRVPIEQADRLQKGLTVEIINPNSDQPLLTGQISFIAPQVDMGAQSVLAKATLPNRNGKLKDDQLVRARVIWDKQSGVLMPTTAVSRLGGQTFAFVAQQSEETDQLVARQRQVQLGEIQGNSYQVLSGLEPGDRLISSGILNLSDGAPIMPQEDSDQ encoded by the coding sequence ATGTCACAAGTGGCAGATGAAAACAAAGAAAGCTCGGATCGCGAAAGCGCCCAACCTCAGAGGAAGTGGAATCAAGGAGCGATCGCGCTCTTGGGAATCATGGTGATAGTCGGTGGCGGAATTTGGGGAACTCGTCAGATATTCACCTCTCAACCCACCCCTCCCGCAGCCGCCCAACAACGAGGATCACAAGCAACGCCAGTACAACTCAAAGAACTGCAAGCTCGTACTCTTGTTAACAGTTCTCAATATGTAGGTAACTTGGAAGCAAAAGAGCGAGTGATCTTACGACCAGAAGCTGCGGGACGGGTGAGCCAAATTTTAGTAGAATCGGGCGATCGCGTGCAAGTGGGGACTCCCATTGTGCAGTTAAGCCCCGATCGAAGTCAAGCCGAAGTTGACCGCGCTCAAGCGGATGTGGAAGAAGCGCGATCGGCAGTACAGACGGCTCGATCGGAACTCGCATCCAGAGAAGCTGAGGTGAAAGATGCCAGAGCAGAAATCAACTTACAACAAGAAGAATATCGGCGGACGAAATTTTTAGTCGAAGAAGGAGCGCAAGCAGAACAGGAACTCGATCGCGCCCAGCGTAACCTTGAATCCGCTCGATCGCAACTGGAATCAGCACAAAAGCAAGTGGAAGCCGCTCAATCCCGTTTAGAAGAGGAAAGAGCCGCCCTCAGAAGCGCGCAAGCGCAAGTAGCAGTCATTGAAGAAGACTTGCAAGATACTCGCGTTTTATCTCCAATTAGTGGAACAATTGGCGATTTTGAAATTGAACTTGGGGAATATTTAGCAGCAGGAGACGCGATCACTGCAATTAGTCAAAACAACGTTTTAGAAGTTAATTTGCGGGTTCCGATCGAACAAGCCGATCGACTGCAAAAAGGGCTTACCGTAGAAATCATTAACCCCAACAGCGATCAACCATTGCTGACTGGACAAATTAGTTTCATTGCGCCACAAGTGGATATGGGAGCGCAATCCGTCCTTGCTAAAGCCACGTTACCGAACCGCAATGGCAAACTCAAAGATGATCAATTGGTAAGAGCAAGAGTGATTTGGGACAAACAAAGTGGGGTCTTAATGCCAACCACTGCGGTTTCCCGTTTAGGGGGACAAACCTTTGCCTTTGTCGCCCAACAATCAGAAGAAACCGATCAACTGGTCGCCAGACAAAGACAGGTACAACTGGGAGAAATTCAAGGCAATAGTTATCAAGTGCTATCTGGTTTAGAACCGGGCGATCGGTTAATCAGTTCTGGGATTCTCAACCTTTCCGACGGCGCACCGATTATGCCTCAAGAAGACAGTGACCAGTGA
- a CDS encoding glycoside hydrolase family 3 N-terminal domain-containing protein, translated as MSSLPDYTELSLSEQIAQMIVVRASGHLFDQQIRFPQWEPTQDQLQDWVQNWKIGGVILLGGSAAEISQRTSELNRWTEIPLFIAADIEEGVGQRFAGASWFPPPMALGEVAKTDLNQGKEYARTIGAITAKDAQALGINWLFAPVVDVNNNPHNPVINVRSFGETPEIVCELSAAFIEGTKDYGVLTTAKHFPGHGDTAIDSHLSLPVLEMGVERLEAVEIPPFQRAISLGVDAVMSAHLLVSCWDDALPATLSSTVLTQQLRLNLDFQGLIVTDALIMGALDEVASPASLPVLAIEAGADIILMPHDPQVAIEAILDAVNQGRISPQRIVASVARIWEAKEKVIKAEKGDFLTELASPTAENTTGEVLRGSLRLKNARTLSIPETPCRNLVIVDDLLACDFLNEAHSAIAVPQKMGYELQLLGQAQVFPEPPSNSPLTLIQLFTRGNPFRGEAGLNEATKALLQKLLTEGCVQGIVVYGSPYVFGWLEDYLPSSVPYIFSYGQMSESSSIALQHLFDLSVG; from the coding sequence ATGTCTTCTCTCCCAGATTACACCGAACTCTCTCTCTCCGAACAAATTGCCCAGATGATTGTGGTTCGCGCTTCTGGTCATTTATTTGATCAGCAAATTCGTTTCCCACAGTGGGAACCCACTCAAGATCAGTTACAAGACTGGGTGCAAAACTGGAAAATTGGGGGCGTAATTTTGTTGGGAGGGAGTGCTGCAGAAATCTCTCAACGCACCAGTGAATTAAACCGTTGGACAGAGATTCCCCTTTTCATCGCGGCGGATATCGAAGAAGGAGTGGGACAACGATTTGCAGGGGCGAGTTGGTTTCCACCGCCTATGGCGTTGGGAGAAGTGGCAAAAACTGATTTAAATCAAGGGAAGGAATACGCGAGGACGATCGGGGCGATCACTGCAAAAGACGCGCAGGCGTTGGGGATTAATTGGTTGTTTGCGCCAGTGGTTGATGTTAATAATAATCCGCATAATCCTGTGATCAATGTGCGATCGTTTGGGGAAACCCCTGAGATTGTCTGTGAGTTAAGCGCGGCGTTTATTGAGGGAACGAAGGATTATGGGGTGCTGACAACAGCGAAACATTTTCCTGGACATGGAGATACGGCGATCGATTCCCATTTGTCGTTACCCGTGTTGGAGATGGGTGTCGAACGTTTAGAGGCGGTGGAGATTCCTCCGTTTCAACGGGCGATTAGTTTGGGAGTGGATGCGGTAATGAGCGCTCATCTGCTGGTGTCTTGTTGGGATGACGCTTTACCCGCGACGCTTTCTTCAACGGTTTTGACGCAACAGTTACGGTTGAATCTGGATTTTCAGGGGTTGATTGTAACGGATGCGTTGATTATGGGGGCGCTGGATGAAGTGGCTTCTCCCGCGTCACTTCCCGTGTTGGCGATCGAGGCGGGTGCAGATATAATTTTAATGCCCCATGATCCGCAAGTGGCGATCGAAGCGATTCTGGATGCGGTCAATCAAGGTCGTATTTCTCCCCAACGGATCGTGGCTTCAGTGGCTCGCATTTGGGAAGCAAAAGAGAAGGTGATCAAGGCGGAAAAAGGGGATTTCTTGACCGAGTTAGCGAGTCCAACGGCTGAGAATACCACGGGAGAGGTTTTAAGGGGTTCTTTGCGGCTGAAAAATGCTCGAACGCTGTCGATTCCAGAGACTCCCTGTCGGAATTTAGTGATTGTGGATGATTTATTAGCTTGTGACTTTCTCAACGAAGCACACAGCGCGATCGCCGTGCCTCAAAAAATGGGCTATGAGTTGCAATTACTCGGACAAGCGCAGGTGTTTCCAGAACCCCCTTCTAATTCTCCACTGACGCTAATCCAACTGTTTACGAGGGGAAATCCATTTCGAGGAGAAGCGGGGCTAAATGAAGCAACAAAAGCCTTGCTGCAAAAGTTATTAACCGAGGGATGTGTGCAAGGAATCGTGGTTTATGGTAGTCCTTATGTGTTCGGTTGGTTGGAAGATTATCTTCCTTCTTCTGTTCCCTATATTTTTAGTTATGGACAAATGAGCGAAAGTAGCTCGATCGCCCTCCAGCACCTTTTTGACTTGTCGGTTGGGTGA